The genomic region AGACTACCACAAAGAAGGTGAGTTAATTAACCTGTGTCTCATTTTATGCATCAAATGTTAATGCGTCGTAATTGAGTTTTGTGCTCCATATTTGATGCTGTCATCTGCTCAACCTTAGATTTAGCAAATCAGTCAAGTCAATCACTTTACTTCTGCGTGTAATAACCAGCAAACAGACAAACTGAAGAATGACAATCTAGCTGGTAGGACAATTTTTCTACAGGTTTAATGATCTGTAGATATACTGTCACGTGCTTTCTTGTTGATACCTGCTATCTTTACAGTGCAGAAGGGTCTAAGCAGTTTAACTTTGCATTTTGGCCCTAATTGTCAATGCTTGcttgcttttctttctttcctttttttttcttttttgttggagtaagatattttcttaatgAGGTTGAAATGTACATGCAGGAAGATATAGTCTCAAAACTGATAGACTTTTTGGTGTCGCCTCATGCTACAACTACTGTGCTACTTGCAGAAAAAGAGAAGGTTTGTTACATCTATTTCTCATTTGTTTCAACTTCAACTTTAAGATGCACTTTATTTCCAGTTCTGGTTTTTACTTCCagatttaaaagtttatttgatttttaggCAAGTAAGAGCAAAAAGCGCAAGAGGGTAACCAAAAGCGCAGCCTCTGGGAATTTATCTTTGACACGTTCAGCAAAGGTATATCTCTTCTGATAGTGTTAGACAAATTGTTTTACTTCTGTAAATCTGTCAACATAATGTATCGACAAAAAATCCCATTATCTCTGTttgtatatatacacatatatttCAACTGTTGGTGGTTCTTTATTAAGCTTAGTTAAGGACTTCACTTTCCTGGCCATGCTTGATAAAGTTTGCAACTTCATACACATATATTGCAACTTCATAATAGCcttcttttttaatcttagGATATGGCATATCTTCAAGATGCTATCTTTTATCTGGTGCTGTGAAATCTCTTCCTTAGAACTCTAGATGGCAGTTGGAATTAGAATTGATGTTGCAGATTATCATTTGTGCAATTCTACTAGCCATCCCTTCATCTAGTTTGGTTATTGTGTGCTTATACTTGGTGAtgttgtttatatattttgtgattTCATTCTTTCGTATTTCACAGAATCAAAAGAGGGCTGAGGGTGCTTCCAAGACTGATAAGAAGGGTACACCTGATACAGAAGATGaatcagaagaagaaaaggaagaggaggaggaagaagaggaggaggaggaagaagaagtagaagaagaaaaagaaaatgtagaagagaaaaatgaaaatggtgTTCCGGAGAAATCTGATTCTGAAATGTCTGAACATTCTGAAAGCAAGGAAGATGAATCTGAAGAGGAATCTGAAGAAGATGGTGGTAAACGCAGAAGAGGCTCAAAGACTTCCTCTAGGAAGAAGGTATCTGCTGGAAAAGTTAATTCCAAGAAAATTGGAAGTTCCAGTAAATCTAGTTCTCCACCTAAAAGAGTAGCTAAAAGATCTTCATCAAAACGCTCCGAAACTGATGATGATAGTGATGCTAGTCCAAAGGTTTTCtcgaggaagaagaaaactgAAAATGCAGTGAAGGAGAAGTCCTCCACTCCTGTAAAGTCTCCTTCCAAAGAAAGATCAGgtaattctaattctttttaGGTTAATTCTTGTTTATTGGGATATAGAAGTGAAGATTAAGCACTGTAGTTTTTCTTATTGAGAGCatactgaaaaataatttgtgCTAATAAGGTAAAAGGGCTTCTAGAGGGAAGGAAAAGACTAAAGTGAAAGAGGAGAAGCTGAAACCATCTGATGATGAGCTTAGAGATGCCATTTGTGAAATCCTCAAGGAGGTTGATTTCAATACGGTAAGATATGATATTACTAATTTACTACTGTTCAATTGAGCTTGGTAATATATAAAGCAAAGTTGGATTCAACCTTGAAGTCTGTATATTGATTGCATGATTGTTCACATGGGCTTCTCTATTCTCCTCCTGAACAGTTCAGAAAGGTCAATGGTTATCATCAACATTAGCTCCCATCTTCTAGACATGTCTGTTTCTTGTTCTCGTCTCCTGAATTGCACCCTCTGCTGTTGCATGAAGCTGCATAACCTTTTCTGTGTTCCCAAGCTATATCTATGACACACTGAGAAATTGGCAAAAACATAGAGATCCAATGAGGCTTATGTGAAAAGTTAGTATttgaaaactttattttatcatttaggACAGATGCAGAAGTTTTAGGACTGGTTATCCCTCTCGCAGGGTAGTAGACTTATTCCTGTCATGTCCCCAAATCACATCCTAGTGATGAAAGTTGCTGGTTCTCTTTTCCCACATTGGAAGCTGGATAAATCTTGATTGTGTTTAGATGTCCTTTAAATGTTCTctaatgatttttaatttgtcaACTGCTTTTTTGCAGGCTACATTCACCGACATTCTGAAGCAACTTGGTATGTGCTATTCATTTCTGCTTTTTGAATAAACTGTGGTTATGTCTTTCTTAGAGTTGGACGGAAAACATTAGCTTTAACTTTAAAACGTTATACCCACTACCAGATTTTACGATCCaatctaatttcttctttagatttgatataagtgaaatgggTTGGGTTGATATTAGTCTGAATGtaacaaaataattctattagaTCTACTATTGGCCAAACCACTTGGGTGCTAGGTCCAGCGTTAGTAGGATCACTTAGCCATGCTTCACATTTGGAAGAATGAGCACCAATGAAGTTTCTTGTTTGCTCCTGGAAAAAGTAGGAGTCCtgacattttttatttgttgcacaaaaagaaattttattcaCTTCGAAAGAAATGGAATTATCTCGAAGCGCATGCAGTTGATTTTTTTGGACTTGAGTTGGTTTGTGGCCAAGCCAAGTGCGTTGAAGTGTTCATGgtggtttatttattaaaaaagctTGGCCTGGATCTTGATTTGAAATAGATTTTAGTCAAGGATTTGAACCTACAAGCGATCTTGGGAAGTATTTACCACCAAAATGAATGAtaattcctttatttttatttcttttattgcttGTAAGttcaaatgaatatataagcCTCTGTTTGGATTTTATGATTGATTGCCTGAAAGATAAGTTGCTACATTTCAGCTCGGCAATTCAATACTGATCTCACGCCAAGAAAGTCGTcaataaagataattattcAGGACGAGCTCACCAAACTAGCGGATGAGGCTGAGGATGAAGATGGAGAAGGCAATGCTGAGAAGGATGAAAGTCAATCTGCTGGTCAAGAGGTTGAAGCCTGAAACTTGTAAAATGATTGCAACATAACTGTGCAGCTATTTACGCTATATATCTCTGTAGCTTTTACCTAGTTGTGCACACATGTACTGTTTAGTCTGTTAGGACAGCCAGCTATGTAATTTACTGTTAGTGTTAAAATTTGCTGGCAGGGGAAAAaactagtattttttttttttggaaaagaaaaaactagtaTTTATTAGGAAAGTAGAAGGGACGAAGCTCTTCGAGCTGTACTGCTGGATAGCACAGGTTGTGGTAGACCTTAACTTAAGATGTAGGAATCTTTTTGCCCCTTAATTTAACAGTTTTAAAATTACCAtcaatatttattctttttttttttttcctcattCTTCTTTTTACCTAAGATTGAATTTGATCTTGGTTACAGTGGCTGGTGACTGACTGATGATGTTTGAATCAGACAGCTTAGTCTATCCTATTTTGCTGCCCTGTATGTGGGTATcactattgataaataattttgtgaCCCATTGATTGAAGAGTCGTTGATGACTACGGTGGGTGGTCGGCCCCGTAACTCCATGTGCAAGCATCGCCCAACAAATATGTTTGGCCACTTTTTAACTTGACATCAGCTCCATGCTTGTTAACTTATTGTTGGAAGCATTTGCCTGAGTGGAAGGGTCAAGGCAGTTTTCCCTTAGGCTGTGGGGAAAATGACAACACAATATAAGATTAGGAGGAGAGGTTGAGAGACATTCTGGAGAACTAACTGGAGGGTTTGACAAGTATTATCAAAATGAAATGTCTTCTTGCCACAccattctctttttcttttttccaatcAAGTGCAAGAAATGGACTGTCCTTTTCATGGTTGAGAATTTGCACTGCCTTGTCAACCAACAAGCATTGGGTTAAAGGAAAGcggcaaaagaaaataacacaaaagaaataaagctaACTTACTTTTTAAGGTTTAAGGATTACCAAAGGTATTGTGCTTTTTCTGCATTTGATCATGTGACCCACAAAAGTGAGGTATGCCATTTTACAAAATCCATCATTAGTTAACATTTTCTTTGGTAGGGAGAAATTTAAGTAAGGATTATGTATCTGAAATttaatatgtagaatttatgATATAAACTATTAAACGAAAAAGAGCAATAGATCGGACCAACCTACAAAAACAAATTGGGCCTTCCCTCCATAACCAATTAtctataatatcaaataaaccATTTTCTTAAGAACAAAGGgaaattagttaaaaaaagaaatgtccaagattggagataaaagaagaaaaaaagtattatCATGCAACTTGTGAATGTTTGCTCCAAGAGTCCAAACAGGGAGctaaaaaatgaagaataaaaaaataaaaatgtcatACTCCTGGAAATAAAGACAAACGGTCCACTCAGTAGTGGAGCACTGAAGGTCTCTTTAGTCATGAAAAGGTCATAGACAAATCAAAACTAATTGCCTGTGTGTCAACTTGTGTTTAGCTGATAATAATGTTTATTACAACCGACTTTACTCTTCCTTAATTATTGTTTAGCAATCAAAAGTCTCCATTATCAAATCGCTCAATTCCTTTttaaccctttttttttctttctcttcgaTTAAAAAGGTGATACAGATTTAAGAATTTCAGCTGtcttaaactatttttattacagTAAATCTACTGTGCGTCATGTTTGAGTTTAGGGTTTTGGTTTGCCTCTATATAAGTCAAACATAATAGCAATAATCATAAACTGgcaaatttataattgtaatTCCCAATGTGACactttaatgataataattaaaattttcgcTAGAAAgctttaaaaattgaaaattagattttattatgtttgatTGAAATGAATTCAATAGGATTctagaaattattttcaaatttagaatttatatgtaattgaaagttatttagaattatacttaattaaatttataaaatagattaCAACGGTTTACATAATATTTGGTCATTTATGTGCGCTAGTATTTCGAGCATGCTAGAGGCGaattatctcaaaattaatgtgtttgatgaaaaatatattaattgtgCCGATCTAACTTCTATCAGAACTATTATATGAAAAGACTTAAGAGACCTAAAGTTTTTTGGATTCTTAACTCGGCTCCTAAAAGTTTTGTTAAATCTAAGATAAAGGACTGCAACTAAAAGCTGAGAAAACAAgactaataaaattgaaagctAAAGAAATTAAACTGAGCAAACAGTATTTATGAAGACTAAAATAAATCTAAGCTAAATGAAttaaagaattgaaaaaaacTTGAATAAGTAGACAACTATAGTactacatataaaatattgcCAAGTATTGTTGATTTGTcggtaatatttttattgaaatgaTTGTTGGTCTGATTCTGAAGTGAGCTCATCAATTTATAGACTTCCTCAGCTTGGTGATTACGTCTCTAATAACTGATTCAACCCACATTCTTAATGAAGCAACTTATTTAGGCAAGTTGAACGTGAAACCATCTTTAGTGAATGGTGCCATCAACTctccaattttctcaaaagtTGAATGTGAAGTTCTTATCTATAAGGTGGTGCAATGGAATTTTCTAATTCCATGCTACataacaatttttttccaTACTTTTTTCTAAAACATCTTTCCACTACCTTCAACTTCTCAAACCTGCTCCTTATTCTCTATATTTTGCACATGgtaattcaataaaatcttTCCATCAAAGTACTCCATCGTGCCGCTTTAGGTATTTCAAAGATTAATGCATTGTCTTAACTACCCGATTCAATGAAATAATTACTGCACCGCCTCAAATAGTTAAGTCAGtgcaataaatattataaagtcAACAAAATCCATGCATAGTAGCTCTTTAGTGTATCACCTTGGATATTTGAGTCAGCAAAATAATTACTGCACCATCTCAGTTAATCAAGTCACTGCAATAAATACTATGGACACAACAATATCCTTACATAATGACTCTTCACTGCACCTCCTTGGATATTTGAGTCAGCAAAATAATTACTGCACCGCCTCAAGTGTCTAAATCAGTACAGTAATTATTATTCCGTAAGGCCTCAACTAACTAagtcaataaaataattattgcatCGTCTCAAGTATCTGAGTCAATGACATAATCATTATACCGCACTACCTCAATTATTTGATTCAGTGTAGTAATTGGACTGCATCAAGTATTATGTAAATGGAtttgatatttgaaattatgTCAAAATTTAGTGGGCAtgcacaaaaatatattttagtgtaaataataactaaattaggttttatcaaaattaatataaattctaaatgaGTTCATATTGAcaagttaaataatttataagactataacatttcattattttatcattttattccttttcctcttgtatcttctttttataatttttttcttataattaattttaaatacaaaCTTTATTTCAcctgaaataaattatattacactgagttgtttaattaatttaaccaAACAcaatgtaaataatatttaagtgagcaaattttgttaataataaaaagaaatttatatccccttgaataatttatttatagttttaatattcaaaataatagtttctcactttataaaatatatatttacaattttgttAGATCTTATAGAGTTTAAGAATTCGtagttttaaattcataaattttaaaatttctatcttTCGGATTAGACATAAaaagagatttttatttaaagtttaaaattgattttagaataagaAAGTATACAACGATCAATCACTTTTATGAAATggtgatttttgaaatttccCACCacctaaatagaaaattaaaatcttaaaaaataataaattctagAGACCGagagatttttaaaatttcataaatttagaccattttatttacttacgaataatatatttaagctaaatacatgaatttttataaaactctTTGTCTAACATTTATCAACCCAAATAACTTCCTAAGTTACTTTGTATCCATGATatataaaagcataaaaaggtcaaatttttaaattgactaaaaaaattttaaaattgtctATGATCGTTATTTTTATACGATtacaaaatcaaatttataaataaaatttaataattttttatatttaatataaaaattgtgttaaatttttttattaattaattataatattatatgaattaatattatcaattatatcaatatcactattttttagaattaaaaattattatataactaagaataaatttattagtaaatataaatttaaaatagtattgtctagaattattatttaattagaaagttaatttattagttaatataatattgaaatataattaatatattattttttagattataatcattatctaattagacaactaatttattgttaatatgctattttttaagattagaagcagtatttaattaaaaatgtaatttattaatcaataaattaataaaaaaaatattaaatattataagtaaatattaattttctattaaaactaaaatattgatctcttttccatatttctttattaaaatgagaactttattttaatatttctatgaataattataaaataatacgattaagttatttttaaaatgaataaatataattatttaattaaaataagttatttttataaacaataatataatagaaatataattaaataaaataaacatataaagcttaatttatcatgaaaaattatataataaaatctctaaTTTTAACGGAgctgatatatttatgagtaaagagttgataaattataatatttaaagtgAGTTGAAGAAAAGAGATAATTGTAAAGTAATAAATGATGGAGGGTCATATTCAAAAGGTCGGTCTAGTGACTAAATTAATTCACTCATTTATTGAGGAATAGAATTGTGTCTTTCATAAGGCATATATTATGCATCTTTCATTTAATcaattctttgttttttctttttttttgctttgtatattaattaaattttaattaacattTCTCAATTCCTAGAGGTAAACCCACTTTCACTTCCTTGCCAAAATTAACATTCATTTATCCACTATGTACTTTATACTTTATAGCCACATATGcaattattttctgtttttatttgaataatacctatgttctcaattaaataatttattatatctcAACTATATTGTATacatagaaaaggaaaatatgaCTTATACATTAGAgtggataaataaataatatatatataattaatattttagttaagtatatattaattatttaatatatagaatATTAGTTGCGAGATATATACTAAATCCTatcactttttttaaaattaattttttaaattttcttgttCATCAGACACTAGAAGAAATGTTAACTtttaataacatataaaaaGGTTAAAGACAAGAGCCCTTTCTATTGGGGATCTAcatcaaatttatttgtaatatacaattaataaatatataaaactaaaacctatttataaatatataataatatttttttcttaaatataactataaatgaattaataaattttgttaattgatgaattattataCAATGAACAGTATTAATTTAGAGTATAGCTGTGGTTTTCAAAATAAGTGTTATTTAAAATTCCTATACAAAATTAAAGAGTCTATTAAGTAgcttgaattatattaaaaagtaactTAATATGactaaaatactttttttattaatatacttagaattgctattttatttctctttcttactccattaatatttttattcataataaataaaaataaagttgaaaatgatattatttgatttcttaAAACCACActtaatttggaaaaaaaaaacttctcTAGATTGACTTATTTGAAAATGGAAggagtaataaaaaaatatgcttCAATAGATTAAGAAGAGAAAGTAACCGACCACGTGccatataaaaagaaataaacggTTACGATTATCAACTTCCAAATGAATCGTGCGGCGTAGAAACAGACCGTACAAAGAACACGCTTATCGACAAACAACGGTCTGTAACGAGCCACCTGTCATAAACTGTAGTcgttattttagaaaaaaactGATCCATCTAACGGACCCATCTCATTTCGCTCCCAAGAATTACCATCCCAAAACTCCATGAATCTTTAAGCTCTGAAATCTCTGTGCTGCACAACCCAAATAAAAACAGTTCAgcttattttagattttgtcatttttcttttctttaaacaaggactatagattttattttcaagcTCTGAAATCCTTcagttttcaaaaattttctttcatttttaaactTTGCATGCCATGATTTTGTCAATAATAATTAGGAGTTCATTGATACGTATCTTTCATTCTTGAATTGATTCCTTCTGTGTCACAGTGGTGTCTTCTTTGCCATTCTTGATCATTCTTGCTTactttatactatttttattatattgccCTTTGAAACTCTCCTCCATTACTcgtattaataataataataataatatcttacCCCTTTTCCTTCCTCTAAATTATTCCATCTTTTCCTCCGAAAACAAAAACCCTCTTCTTTTCGCTGTATCATTCTTTAAAAACAGACTTTCAACGATCAGAAAACATATATATGGTCTACTGCTGGATGTTGTTCCTAGAGCTGTGAGATTACCGGTCCGAACTCAGTACAACTTGAAACTTCAATACTCTTATTAATGGCAGACTCGGACAACGACTCAGGTGGAACCCAAAACCCAGCAAACGCATCAAACAACAGCGACTTCTTATCCCCAAAAGAACAAGACCGCTTCTTACCAATTGCAAACGTTAGCAGGATAATGAAAAAAGCGCTTCCAGCAAACGCTAAAATCTCCAAAGATGCTAAAGAAACAGTTCAAGAATGCGTGTCTGAGTTCATAAGCTTTGTCACAGGAGAAGCCTCTGATAAGTGCCagagagagaagagaaagacCATCAATGGCGATGATCTTTTATGGGCCATGACTACTTTAGGCTTTGAAGAGTATGTGGAGCCGTTGAAGGTTTACTTGCAGAGGTTTAGAGAATTGGAAGGAGAGAAGAACGCTGCAGTGCGTGAAAAAGACGCGCCTGGTAATGGAGGTGGGTTTGGTTTTGATGGATATGGTGGGTATCAAGGACACGTGTACGGTTCTAGTGGCGGGTTCTTTAATCAGATGGGCGGTAGTGGTGGGCCGGAATATGGTGGGCCTGGTACTAGTTTGGGTAGGCCCAGGTGATTTTAGAAGATGAGCCCTTGTGTTAGAACAGGATATGATAATTTTGGCTCATGTTGCTGTAATCGGTGATCTTAATGCAAAGGGGGATTGATGAGGTGCATCGACTTACATGTGTACGGTTCCGGTGGCTTTCATCGGAGAACCATGGCCGGTTGACGTGACGGCTGATGCATttctgatatatatatatatatatatatatagatatacaTGTGGTGATGACAATCTTACAATGGAGAACTATGTTCtaaattttcttcttgtttcaagaAATCTTGTGTCAATTggtattttattttggttttgtAATGTAATCGTGATTAGGGGTGTATTCTTTTCTGTAAATTAAAAGTTGCACCAGAAACTTTCACttcaataaaatctttaacaGGATGTTAACAGAGCATTTGCAGGGACTAAACtgaaaaattaacaaaaatagcAGTGAAGCAAGCAAGGGACCAGGACCAAAATTGCAGTAAAGTGGAAGGATGTTGCATTAGTATCATCAGTACAGTGTAAAACAGGACTCCCCAAAATCCACATATTcctacaaataaaataagagtCAACTTGAACAGGAAGATCCACTGCTGCAGGTTCAAGAGCAGCATCAAGTGTCTCTAGAAATCGTATTGAATTATGTGAAAATTTGTGACCTGGGTGGAtttgtgttttgtgtattGTAAACCTCTCATTCTCGCACaggaaaatttatatttctaaaccCACACAGTGCTGCAGCAGCCTGCATTAGACGAGCATCCCTACTTACAGTACGTCCAAACAAGCAGTCATAGGATTAGGTAATAATCTAACCTAACTAAACATCCAATTCATATCGAAACAGTCATGTTCACAGGCAAATTCGGTTATCCAGATTCACAAAATCCAAAGTCACTGCAGACAGCCAAGCCAAGGTACTTGCATGCAAGAACAAAGCCCTGAAAAGTTCTCCATAACATCAAATATGAGAATATCGAAATTCACAGAAAAATTGACACCTTGACCAGAATTTGTACcgagaaaaaaatttcaaggaggtcaaaaagaaaaagtaaaaccaAGAAAAGGCTGAAAGATTTACACCCGAAACAGAAAATATAGGCCGTTGCAAAGAAATCAAATGTCCCAAACgacaaaattttcaaagcttTGATCGTCTGGAAGAGCGATTGAAACAGCTCGTTACATTAGTAAAATGCGCAACTTGAAAGCCATGAGCATATGAtcatgcaaaaagaaaagaaaaaaaaaacaggtAGCAGAGAATCAAGAATGTGATTGAGAATGGAAGTTATCTAAAAGCCCATCACCATCCACATGGTGGCAAATACATAAGACC from Ricinus communis isolate WT05 ecotype wild-type chromosome 9, ASM1957865v1, whole genome shotgun sequence harbors:
- the LOC8286837 gene encoding nuclear transcription factor Y subunit B-3, yielding MADSDNDSGGTQNPANASNNSDFLSPKEQDRFLPIANVSRIMKKALPANAKISKDAKETVQECVSEFISFVTGEASDKCQREKRKTINGDDLLWAMTTLGFEEYVEPLKVYLQRFRELEGEKNAAVREKDAPGNGGGFGFDGYGGYQGHVYGSSGGFFNQMGGSGGPEYGGPGTSLGRPR